A window of Candidatus Eremiobacteraceae bacterium genomic DNA:
CGCAGCCGATCCCATGGCGGAATCGCCGCGCTCGTGGCGCGGCAAGTTCCGTTTGAGCGTTGGCGAGTTCAACGAGGCAGGTTGCGATTTCAGGAAAGTCAGTATCGACGTGCCGACGTCAGGTTCCGCCGTCAGACTCTATGGCGAGTGGCTCGTTCTCGATCGCGACTACGTCGGAGCGAGCGCGGTGCTTTCGCAAGCGCTCGACCTCGGCTATCATCCTGGCTTCACGAGGTACTGGCTCGCGCGCTCGTACTACCAGCGCGGTCTCGACGCCCAGGCGCTGAGGCTGTCGAACGAGATCCTTGCGCTCTACCCGGGCGAGGCGTCGGCACTTGCGCTGCGACTTCGTGTCGAGACGAGTCTCGGTGACAAGAAGGGCGCTATTGCGGACCTCGCGCAGATCGAGAAAATCCGCGATCCGAACAGGGTCGATCCGATCGCTCTCGCCTCAGCAGAAGTCGCCATGGGAAACCGCGCCGAGGCGCTCGACGCATTGCGCCGCTTCGAATCCTCGCGACAGCTCGGCCTCGACGATATCGCGCGCATCCGCACCGATCCGGACTTCGACTCTCTCCGCACCGGATTCAACCAAACGGTCACGATCTAGCCGTACCCGGTGAAGCCTATCGGGGTTTGGTCTGATGCAGTGTGACCTTGTTGCCTTCAGGATCGTTGAGTGACGCCTGCTTGCAGACCGGACCATCGAAGATATCTTCGACGACCGCGCCCTTCTCGCGCACCGAGCGGACCGCCGCGTCGATGTCGTCGACCTCGAAAACGGCGCCCGCGCCGGAACCCGGCTTGCGGCCGACCCACTCGGACGCCATCAAGCTAAAGCACCCGGTCGCCAGATGGGCTTCGTTGTATTTCTCGGTACCGTCTTCAATGTACGGTCCGGCGAACTCTAGTCCGAGCACGGTCTCATACCAGGCGCGGGTCCTAGCCACGTTATCGGATGGGTAGGCGACGTACGCGATATCCTTGATCACTGCGGTTCTGCCGCCTGAGGTCGTCGACATGGGTAAGGATTTCCTCATCTTCGGTCATAACGCCTAGAGCTGTCACGACGTCATCGTGAGCAGAGGACGAAATGCTCGGGGCTATCGCTGCAGCGCTTCTGGTTCTGGCTTCCGCACCATCGGTACACATTCGGCACGCGGCGATCGACGAACGGCGGTCGATCTCGCACTCGATTTCGGACTGCATCCGTGATCGTTACACCGAATGTGCGGCATTCAAAACCGATTCCGTTGCGATTGGTCCGGCGGTAACGTACGACTATTACCTCGCTCTGGCCGACTGGAGGTCGATAGATGGCAAGAGGCGAGGCCAGGTGTTCCTCACTACGAAAGGATGCGGAATCTGGGATGTTGAGCTTGTCAGCATGGGACGTCCGTTGACGTCGCAAGCTATTGGCTCATTTCTGAATCGTGGGTCTTCAAGCGATGCCGCGCGAGGGAAGCAGGCCGGGATAGAACTGACCGCTGCATTGGCGCGGATCGACGCCGCAAGCGTCGCATACCTGCGGGTGCCGCCCGGCCAGTCGTGTTAGCGCACCGCCGGGACCCACATGACCGCGTGCCACGTGTTCGTCGTAGTCGATAGCGCGGTGCCGATGATCTCGCCCGACGGATCTATAGCGTATGCTTGTGAGCTGGAGATCGTCGACGGCGCGAACTGCTGCAAGTCGATCGCGCTTCTAGCGGTGCCCTTCCAATGCAGTGCGTGCAAGATATTCATCCCCGTGATATGGCCTTAGCCGATCTGGATCCCGCCGCGAGGATCTGCCGGGTTTGCATCTCGCCTTCATGTGATCGACGTTTATTCCACGCTTCGTACAAGTGCGCTTGCGCCCTCCAAATACGTTATCACATGGCGTCGGCACATCCGGTTCTTTTGGCATCTTGGCACTCGAATTCGGCGGCCCACCAAAGGCCCGTCGCGGCTGCAGACGAATGCGGTCAATACAGGATTCACTAATGCATACGGATGGCCGGCGAACCCTAAGGTTCATTCTCGTCATCGCGATCGCTCTTGCGGCGCTCGCCTCGACCTATGCGGCGCTCTCTATTTTGTGGACTCCGCGGGCAAGCCTCGGATTCGGACTCAGGGGCCGGACCGTCATCGGGGTCGCGCCGCAGTCGTCCGCTGGCTTGGAGGGTATACGGCCGCACGATCAACTCAGCAAGACGACGCCTCTCGGTGCGCACCTCCGGATGCTTTGGTACGACGACTATCGACCAGGCGAGACGCAAGCGCTGACAGTCGAACGTGGGTCGACGGCGCGCGACGTCGTCCTGACGGCCCAGCAACATCCCTTGCCGTTCACCCAAACGGCCGAAACGCTTATCGCTCTCCAACTCGCGAGCTACATCATCTTCATCGCTGTCGGAACGTGGCTCGTCCTCGTTCGGCCCGCGCGGTTCACCTGGGGATTCTTCGTCTGTTGTCTTGGACTGGCGGCAGCGCCGCCGATGATCGGATGGGCGGTCTCGGGCCTGAATTCCGTGCTCGGCCTCGTCGCCTTTTGCACTTGGATCGTCATCAATGACGTGGCCACCATAGGTTTTCTCGTCTTCGCCCTGCGTTATCCAAGCGACGAACTCGTCGGGTGGCGCGCACAGGTCGCGAGGTTCCTACCGCTCTTGCTCGCGGGGATGATCGCGCTCGATGCTTGGAGCGTGAGGGCGTGGTACACGGGCGACGCCTTACCGGCGTGGGCGACGTGGGCGAGCGACGCGGCGGGATTCAGCGCGTGCATCGTGGGCGTGTTGTCGCTCGTCATGACATACCGGTCCGCCACTCCGCGCGACCGGCAGCGCCTTCTGTGGAGCATCATCGGATCGTGTGTCGGCTTCATCGGCTGGTTCATGTCGATCGCGTTTGCGAATCAAGGGTGGTTCATCGCGAGCCGCATCTCGGGGTTCGCGATGCTCGCGATCCCGTTGTCGGTGGGCTACGCAGTCATCAAGCACCGCGTGGTCGACGTGCGCTTCGCTCTGAACAGGGCGCTCACGTTCAGCATCATCGCTTCGTGTCTCGTCGGCATCCTCGCGCTCACGTACTGGGGCACGGCATCCGTTTTGCAGCAGAGCCATGCGCAGCTGATCGTGCAGATCGCGATCGCGATGCTCGTGGGCGTCGCTCTGCAACGTATCTACGGTCGCGTAGAACGGTGGCTCCGGCATGCTTTGTTCCGCGGTCACGAGCGGGCCGAAGCGGCGCTCGACGCCGCGGCGGGCATCTTGGCCGTCGCGACGTCGTTCGATAGGCTCGACGCACTTCTCGCGGTGGAGCCGGCGGAGGCGTTGCAACTCGAATACGCCGGCGTGTATCGCAGCGGCCCCGACGGTGGGTTTCGGCGCGTCGCCAGCGCCGGTTCGAGCGCTTCGTTGCCCGACCGCATTTCTGCCGACGACTCGTCGACCGTGCGCTTACACGCGCAGTCTTTCTTCATAGAAGAAGCCGGCGTTCCGTTCGCCATCCTCGTGTGCGGTCCGCACCGCAGCGGAACCGTCCTGGATCCGGACGAGATCAAGATGATGCGCCGATTTTCGGATGCGGGTGCGCGCGCCTATCGGGGTTTAGCGATGCGTTCGCAGCAGACGAAGCGCCTCGCCGAGCTGTTGCAATCGGCTCCGCAGGTCGAGCACGACGGGCTTGCCGACTTCCTCACGGATCAGGTCATGAATTCGCTTGCGGCCGATGACCGCGCTATCGTCGTCGCGTGCGCGACCGTTCCCGACGCGACCGGCGATGAGATTGCGGAAGCCATCGGTTCCGGTTCAGTGAGTAATCGTGTAACCGAACTGCTCGCCACGACGCCATTCATCGTTCGGGGCGATGAAGGCTATCGAGCTCATCGGATGCTGGAGTCCGTTCTTCGCCGGCGCCTTCCGGACGGCGGTCGCGACGCGTTGACGCGCTGCGCTGCGCGTGCGTCGCGCGAAGGCGACCACATACGCGCCGCGCGCCGGTACATGCAGGCAGGCGATCGCGTGCAGGCGTTTGTTTCGCTCGAGACGTTCATGTCGAACAGCGGCCTCGAGCACCCGGACGTGACCGACGATCTGTACGCGCTCGTGGAATCCGCGACGACCGCCGAACTCAAGCGATATCCCAACCTGCTCGCGGCGCGCGTCTTCCGGCTGTGTCTGGTCGCGGAGAATCCGTCCGTGCGCAACGAGTCGCTTGCAGTTTGGCAAGTGCCGCTCGAAATCGATCGTGACGGTCACGACCGGCTCACCGCGAGCCTCGCGTTTGCCGTCTGCGAGTCCGGAGAACCGGAACGAGCGCAGCGCATGCTCGATAACCGCAAAGGCGCGCTCGGGAGCGCCGTCCGCGCGATTATCGAAGGCAAGCGAGGCGGCACGCGCGCCTGCGAGGCTCTTGCGCTCCAAACCGCGATGGAAGCGGATGCGTCGAGCGTCGCCGAGAGGATCGCATTGCTCGCGCGTTCGCAATACGTCGATCGGCTCTCCGGCCGCTGGCCGGAATCAAGGCTTCTCGCCGAGCGCATCGGCGCCGGGCACGGGCCCTGGTCGACACTGTCGCTGGTCGAGCAGCTCATTACTGCTTGGACCGCGGACGACGCCTCGTGTCGAGCACTGGCGCACAGCCTACTCGAGGAGTTGTCGGGCCCTGCAAAAGACTCGCTCGCGCATCTCGCGGAGAATGCGGGCGGCGGCACGCGGTCGCCGGCAACCACGTGTTATCCGAAGTATGCCGCGTATTCATGGTTGATGCGGGCGTGCAACGAGATCGACGACGCCGATGCGATTCGTTGTGCCGAACGCGCCGCGGAGAGCGCTGCGATCGCGAGAGAACCGTATCTCCAAGTCCTCACGCTCGCGTGCCTCAGTGAGCTTGACGCGGAACGTCGCTTCGCCCACCTCGCGAGCGCCGTCGCGACCGCGCGCGAGACCGAGGCGGATGCGTTGACATCGTCGATCATGTCGCTCGTCGCCGATGATATCGATGCGGGGATGCTTGCGCCCGTGATCGCTCGCATGCGCAGGCGCAGCGCGAGCGGTGCGCCGCCGATCACGGTAGAGGTCGCATCCGGCACGGTGAGACGGGGGCGAGAACCCGTCGCCCTTTCGGAAGGCGAGACGGCTCTGGCCATCGCGCTCGCTCGCTCACCGCGGCCGAGCGCGAGCGGCGAACTTGTCGAAATGCTGTGGCCCGACCTCGACGAGGCGAATGGCGCCAGGGCGCTACAGACATGCGTCTATCGCTTGCGGTCGAAGATCGGCGATCCCAACGCGGTCGAAAGCGTGGCGCAAGGATACCGCCTCAGACGGGGGACGACCGTCGACGTCTGGGAGGCCGATCGGCTGTTGGCGGAGTTGCCCGCAAGTTCGGCCCCGGACGAGTTCCAGCGCGCCCGGCTGGAAAGCATCGTTCGCCGCCTCGGGTCGGCTCGCCGGATGTCGAACTTCGCGTGGGAGTGGTACGCCGAAGTTGAGCGTCGCGTCGCGGATTTGCTGCGGCTCGCGCGACAGCGCCTCGCGGACGATGATCTCAAACGCGGTCGTGCGCAACGGGCGCTTGAGATCGCCCGCGACATGATCGCGGCCGACGAGTTCGACGAGTCCGCTCGCGAGCTGGCGATCCGCGCTCACCTCCTCATCGGCGACGTCGCCGAGGGCAGGCGCGAGTTCCGACGATACCGCGATCTCCTTCTCCGGGAACTATCGACCGAGCCGGCTGCGTCCCTCGCCGCGCTTCTGAAAATCGAAGACAGCCCCGAGCCGTAAGCGCTCCGTGAGCGGTCCGCAGCGCGCGACCCCGCGCGGTATTGGCCGCCGTCAGCCGGCCGTGCCTGCCTTCCCTTAGACTTCGAACATCAACGTACTGCACCGTCGTTCGCACGGCCGTCTGGGGGAGACACGTTCATCATGAGTCACATGCGAGTCAAGTTCTCTGTCGGCGCCGCCTTCGTAGCGGCGTGCGCAGCGTTCGCGGTCGCTGCCGCGGCGATGCTGCCCGCGAGCTCGTCTCCGATCGCAAGCACCGTCACCGTCACGGAGTGTTCGTCCAGCTCGCCGTGCATCGACGTCAGGAATTCAAGCACCGGCCAAGCGGTTCGAGGGAGCTCGGCTCAAGGCGACGCCATCTCGGGCCGGACGAAAGCGTTCAGCGCCAAAGGAGGCGCGCGTGACGTGATGGCCGGCGTGCTCGGCGAGGATGTGTCCGTACCTCCAGCCGGACAAGAGAACTTCAGCTCTGGATTGGCCGGACGTTCGCAGACCGGTTTCGGCATCACGGGCTTCAGCAAGATCCACGCCGGCGTCGTCGGGTCGACGACCAACCCTAGTCTTTCTGACGGCTACGGCACGGCCGGCGTCGAGGGCTTCGATCAATCCAACGACGGTGGCCAGAACAATCTGGGCGTCGAGGGCGGAACGACCGCTGGCACCGGCGTCTTCGGGTTCTCGTCGCTCGGCAACGGCGTTCGCGGCATCACGTTCAATCCAAGTTCGCAGAACCAACAGCATCGCGCAGCGGTCTTCGGGATCGACATGTCCACCGATGGCGGCGGGCTCAACTTCGGCGTCGCCGGCTTCAGCCCGGCGACGGGAATCGCCGGACTGAGCGTTGCCGCGCCGACAACCCAGGGCGCGCCGATCGCGCCGGCGGTCGCTGCCGTGTGTCTGAACGGCGGCGCAGCGATCCAAGCGGTGACGAGCCTCGCGCTTCCTTATACGTTGCTCATGACGCTGGATTGCGGCGGAAACCTCACCGTCTCGGGAACGATAATGTCGCAATCCGCGATGGTCGATACGAAGACGGTCGATGGACGCGACGTCGCCGCCTACCAGGCTCGGCAGACGCAAGCGACGATCGAGGACTTCGGTGAAGGTCAGATCGTCAATGGAATCGGTGCGGTGCGGCTCAACGCCGACTTCGCCTCGACGATCGATCGACGCGGCAATTACCTGGTGTTCATCACACCCGAAGGCGACAGCCGCGGATTATACGTCGAACACAAGACGAGCGCCGGCTTCGAGGTCCGGGAGAGCCAGGGTGGGCGCTCCACCATCGCGTTCTCGTACCGTATCGTCGCCCGCCCGATGGGTGCTGACGGGGACCGCCTGCCAGCGGTGAGAGATGTCATGGCGCGCGAGTCCGCCGGCGTCCATCGCTCGGGAGTGACGGCAGCGAAGATGTTGCGGCAGCTTGGGATCACGAAGGCGGCGTCGCCCTCAGTCGTCGGTGAATAACTTTTCGGCAGCGACGATGGGACCGTCGAAATACGGGATCCGAAGGTTGCTCGCCGCGCTTCGGAAGCCCGATATGCTGGAACGGCTGCCGCTCGCCGTTGAACTCAAGGTCGCACTCGGCGCGGCGACGGCGCGCGAAGCGGTGATCAAGGTGGTCGATCGGGCGTTCAGCGTGCGGACGCCGTCGAACGAGCTCATGCGAGCGGTGGTCGTTTCGGGCGATGTCGAGGGGAACAAGGCGTCGTACGTCGCGGCCACTCTCCACGTTTCGATGCGCACGCTGTTTCGTCGGCGCTCGGATGCCGTCGAGGCGATCGCGGCGGCGATCGACGGGATCGTCCATCATTCATCGAACGGATCGTACCTGCCGGAATAGCCGAGGTCCAAGAGCGGCCGCGGCCGAACGCGCTGAGCGATGTCCCCAGAGGGAAGGTCCTCAAGAGGCCCCGTCTTCGTTTTGTTTTTCGAAGCGGTGGCGACGCTGCTCTGCGTCGCGATCATCGTGCCTCCCGCAAACCGCGTCATGCTCATCGCGACGGTCGCGGCCGTCGAGCTCACTCCGTACATCCTTATCCTCAGTGCGATCGGGCTGTTCGCTGCGTTGCGCTTTGGGGGCCGCCTCAGGACACCGGTGGCCTCGCTAGCGGCGATAAACATACTGTTTTGCGCGATACCGATCGTCGCGACTGTGCGGTCTGGAATCCCGTTGCGATTGCCCGTGATCCCGAGAGCGAGCGACATCGTCGAGTTTTCGGTCCCGGTCGATCTCGGCGTCGAGCGAACTTCGATCCGCGCCTATCTGCCGCGCTCGGGTCAGAACAATCCGGTCGTGTTCGCGATCTACGGAGGGGCGTGGCAATGGGGTTCGCCGGACAATGATGCGACGCTCAATCGATATCTCGCGGCGAGAGGCTATGCGGTATTTGCGCTCGACTACAGACATGCTCCGGCTTATGAGTTTCCGACGCCGCTCGGCGATGTGCGGGCGGAAATCGCGCTCGTCACGAGCCAGGCGAAGAAGTATCGGATTGACACGCGACGGATGGCGATCCTCGGCCATTCGTCGGGCGGCCAAATGGCGGAATTGAGCGCGTTCGCTCCAGGTACGCCCTTCCGCGCGCTCGTGAGTTTCTCGGGCGCGGTGGATCTCACTATGGGATACGAGTTTCCCCCATCGCCCGATCCCATCGGCGTTCCGGAGATCATAAGCTCGTACATGGGAGGAACACCAGTTCAAATGCCGGGCCGCTACCATGCCGCATCTCCGATCGACAACGTGCGCTGCGGGTCGCCTCCGACATTGCTCATATATGGCAACAGGGACCACGTCGTAGACTTTCGCTCGGCGCTGAGATTGCGCGATGCGCTTCGATCGTGCGGGACCGACGTCACGCTGCTCGAGCTTCCATGGACGGAACACGGATTTGAGGACGTTCCTTGGGGCCTTCACGCGTCGATCGCGTTCGCTGAAGTCGAAACGTTTCTGCACCGTACGTTGCAGTAGAGAAGAACTGCTAAGAGTTTGGAGTCTGGCATGCCGCAAGCATCGATTCTCATCGCAGCGGTGATCATCGCAGGGCTAATCGGATACGCGCTGGGACGTGCGCGTGGCCGAGAAGGAGCGACCGGTCAAGGGCGTCTCACACTCGACTCGCCGCCGACCACCACGAAGACGGATCTCGCGGTTCCGACGTCGTCGACGTCTTCGGCCCTCGCCGATACCCTGGAATCGCTGGTCGCGTCAATGCCAGGAGCGGTGACGCCCTCGGTTCAAGCGGGCGCACACGTGTCCATCAAGACGGACGTCACAAGAATCTTCGAACTTCCGAGCAAGGATTTGGCGGAAGCGGTCGCAGAGCGGGAGCGCGCAAAAGGGATGTCGGTCGTCGTCGCACCTCCCGACGCATCGGGCCAGATGTGGCGCGTCACCGCGACGAAGTCGCAAAGCTAAACGGTCATTACGGTCCGGCGCTGCGGGCGGCTACGTGGAGCTCAGCCGCGCGAAGGTTGCCAATTCGGTCGCCTTGATTAGGTCGACGTAGTTGGCGCCCCGCACCACGTCGTTAGAGAATCGTTGAGGCCGTTTTTGGTTTCGTCTCCGACCCAGGCGACGTGTCCATCCGGCCGGATCAACACGGCGGTCGGAGCGGCGACCGTTCCCAATGCGGGCAACGCCCACACGCCGTCGTATTTCGCGTCGATCAGCCGTACACGATCCATCCACGGGGTGATGTCAAAGCCGTTTGGGTCGCCGAAGTTGAGCAGCACCGGCCGCGCAGCGTGCAGCGTGGCGAACACCCGCAGCGGGCCATCGGTTGTGACCAAGTCGAGGTCCGGCATGCGACGTCCGACAAGCGGGTGTCCGCCGCCAAGATCGTAGCGAACGTCCAGACCAGACATGCTCGCCGCGAAACGCTTGCGAGGTTCGTCCATGCGGAGAAGCTCTGACATCATTTCACGCAAGGCGTTGATACGGTCGTCTGCGCGGTTGCGAAGCACCCCTTGGGCCATGTTGTTGCGCAGCACGCTCGCGCCGATCGGGTGACGCTCGACGTGGTAGGTATCCAGGACGCTCTCTGGCGACGTCTTCTTGACCACTTGAGCAAGCTTCCATCCCAGATTCACCGCATCTTGGACACCGATGTTGAGTCCTTGGCCGCCGACCGGGCTATGCACGTGCGCGGCATCGCCGGCCAACAAGACCCGCCGGTCGCGGTATGCGGCGGCTTGCCGAGCCATGTCGGTGAAACGGGAGATCCACCTTGGGTTGTGGATTCCGTAATCGGTTTCACACACGGCGATGAGCGACTCACTCACATCGCGCAATGTAGGCTCGCTACTCGGTCCGAGTCGCTGTTCGCCCACGACGAGTCGCACTCCATCATCGTCCAACCTATTGAGCGCGTAGAACCCTCGCGCATCGTGGTGGATGCCTGCCACCGGCTCGCCCGTCATCTCAGCCTCGGCGATCAGCCAACTCGTGGTAGGATCCCATCCGGGAAAGTCGATACCGGCCGTCTTTCGGACCGTACTACGGCCGCCGTCGCAACCTACGAGATATTGCGCACGCATGGATCTGCCATCGGACAACTGCACGTCGACGGCGTAATCGTCCTGTCGGAAACCCGTCACCTCACACTCGCGATGGATACGCACCCCCAGTTCGTCGACCCACTCGGCCAGTAATCGCTCGATGTGCTTCTGGAAGAGCCCGAGCACGTAGTTATGCCGAGTCGGAAAGTCGCTGATGTCGAGCGAGGTGTCGGCAAAATGGACGACAGGATAGGTTTTCCCATGCGCTAGGAACCGCTCAGCGATGCCACGCTGATCGAGAACTTCGATCGTGCGCGAGTGCAGGCCACCCGCACGCGAGCCGACGATCTCTTGGTTAGCACGCCGTTCGACAACGGTTACGTCGACCGCGGCGAGCGCCAGTTCACCCGCCAGCATCAGGCCAGTCGGGCCCGCGCCCACAACGGTCACCTCTGCGTCCATACGTCCGGCATTGTACGACACGACCAGAGGCTTGCCGCAAGTCCCCATCCATGGTGTATAATGAAACTGGAGAAGAGCAGTGAAGGCGACTATTTAGTCGCCTTCGCTGTGTACTAGGCCGAACAGATCGTTGCGGTTACAACAGGCCGATGACGTTGTTCCCCGCCGGTACGACGAGCAAGCCCTCCGAAAAGGCCATGCCGCTTTGGGGCGCTGCGCCCAAGCTCAACGTCTGCAACGACTTTCCAGATTGTGCGTCAAAGACGTCGACATTGCCCGCTTGCGTGCCGCATACCAGTAGGTCGCCGGACAGCGTGTTCGTTATGACAAGCGGCGGAACGGAGAACGCGTCGCCACTTAAGGTCTGAACCCACTTGATGTTCCCAGTGCGGGTACTAAGGGCGACGAGCTGATTGCTATTTTGGATGAAGTAGCCGATGCCTTTTGCGAACGCCGGCGTCACCAAGCTATTGAACGTGCTTACCGGGGACCCGTTGGTCGCATTCAATGCCAGCCCTGGCGGACTGCTTGCCCACGATTCAGTGTACAGCAGACCTCTGTATAGCACAGCCGTGGCGCCGCCACCGCCTTCACAGCCGCCGGAGTAGTGCCAGATGAGCGTGCCCGTCGAAGGAGCGAAGTCGTATGTCTGTGGGCAGACATAGGAGACAAAAACTCCGGTCTTCGTGACGACCGGCGATGAGTCGTCGCCGTTCTCCACTGAGGCCGTCCATCTGACCGTACCGTCAGTCTCCCTCACCGCATAGACGGTGCCGCCGCTGCCGGCGCCGCCCGTATATACCATGCCGTTCCCGGTCGCAGGCGGCGACGAGAATGAATACTGACCCGGCATTTGCGTGAGCCACAACGATCTGCCGTTGCGCGCTTCGAAAGCGCTCATGAGGCCGCTTCCGGAAAGGCTGAATAGTTCGCCGTGGTCGTACGCCGTGCCGATGGACGACTCGTCTTTGCCCCAGAGCATCTTGCCTGTCGCCGCACTCAAGGCGTACACGAAGCTGCCACCGACGAAGACTCGTCCGTTCGCAATAACCGGATACGTAGAGAACTGACCGACCGAGGCTGTCCACTGAACCTTGAGTGGGAGCTGGATTGTGGGTCCATCGATGGCGCCCGTGTGCCTCGGGTTGATCTGATACGTGACTGCGTCTTCGGCCTCGCCCACGAAGTCCGGATCGGCGCCGCCGGTGGACTTCCCAAAGGCGGGACCGTGAACAAGACCCGCGCGAGTCGCGACGACCTGATGTGCGGGCGCATTTCCAGCCGATGATGGCACCGCGCTCTCCATGCTGACCGCACACGTCAAAAGCAAAAAAGCTACGACAGAAAGGTACTTCATTTGAATCCTCTCCCGATCGAGCAAGAATAGTTGCGGCACCAGTATAGGCGCAGCGCGGCGCCAAGTCAATTGCAAAGAATAACAAAAACCCTCGGACGCGCCAAGGGCTTTGGTTGCGGGGGCGTGATTTGAACACGCGACCTTCGGGTTATGCTTGCTACTTCGGCTTTCGCCGCTCCGCCGCCGCTCGACGGATTCGTAGTCTGGACTTTCCCTTCACCCCGACGAGTACGTCTGGGTGCCTGCCATCAAGTCTCTACACCTTCCTCGCATTGGCGAGGCTTGGCTCGGGATTACCCTGCTAACGGCTTCCCCGACTTTGACAGGTATCCCGTAAGAATCGCTTCTTACGGAGCCCACGATGCGATCGGTCACTATTCATGCAGCTCCAGCAGTGGCCGCTGCTTGCCGATCGCGAGTTTCGAGCCCGACGAGCTACCGGACTGCTCCACCCCGCGCTCCGTAGGTACAACGCTTCGTACGAGCGTACCTGTCGAACGATGTTGCATCCATCGACATTTTCGATAGTCGCCTGCGATACCGACACAAGCGAAGTCGGTGTGGCCGTCCAATCGAAATTCCTTTCCGTCGGTTCTGCTGTGCCGTGGGCGATCGGCGGCGTCGGCGCGATTGCGACGCAGGCATGGGCGAACACGACGTACGGCCCGCGTGGTCTCGCGTTGTTGCAAGAAGGCAAGGCTCCCGAGGAGGTCATCGATTGGCTGACTTCGTCGGACGAGCATCGAGACGAGCGACAGCTCGGCATCGTCGACGCGACCGGACGCTCGGCGACTTACACCGGCGTGCACTGCATGGATTGGGCAGGCGGCATCGCCGGAGCGAACTTCGCAGCACAGGGGAACATCCTCGCGGGCAAAGGCGTCGTCGACGGCCTTGCGAGCGCATTTCAACAAACGCGAGGCTACCTCGCCGATAGGCTCATCGCCGCGTTACGTGCCGGACAGGCCGCCGGCGGCGACAGGCGCGGGAAGCAAAGCGCCGCTTTGTACATCGCAAAACCGGGCGGCGGTTACGCCGGCTTCAACGATCGTTATGTCGACCTGCGTGTCGACGATCATCCGGATCCGATCGAAGAGCTCGCGCGCATCCTCGAGCTCCACAAGCTCTACTTCTTCAAGGCAGAACCGCATGACGTCCTAACGATTGATGCGAGCCTGAAGAATGAGATCGACTCGCTCGTAGCCCGGGCCGGCGCGAAGTCGCTCGTCGAGTTCATGCATCGCGAGAATCTCGAGAATCGAGTCCGCGACGACGACACGGTCGACAAACAGACGCTCGGCTATCTCCGCGATTTCGTCAAGAGGTGACGATCGACGTCGCGTCGTTCGCGGCGCGCATTCCAAAGGCTGAACTCCACGTCCACCTCGAAGGCACGATCTCGCCGGACGCGTACGTCCGCATCGCGCACCGCAACGGACTTGACCCTAAGGATGCCGATGCGATCTTCGCATGCCACGATTTTCCGTCGTTTTTGCGCGCCT
This region includes:
- a CDS encoding DUF1028 domain-containing protein produces the protein MLHPSTFSIVACDTDTSEVGVAVQSKFLSVGSAVPWAIGGVGAIATQAWANTTYGPRGLALLQEGKAPEEVIDWLTSSDEHRDERQLGIVDATGRSATYTGVHCMDWAGGIAGANFAAQGNILAGKGVVDGLASAFQQTRGYLADRLIAALRAGQAAGGDRRGKQSAALYIAKPGGGYAGFNDRYVDLRVDDHPDPIEELARILELHKLYFFKAEPHDVLTIDASLKNEIDSLVARAGAKSLVEFMHRENLENRVRDDDTVDKQTLGYLRDFVKR
- a CDS encoding PQQ-binding-like beta-propeller repeat protein, coding for MPSSAGNAPAHQVVATRAGLVHGPAFGKSTGGADPDFVGEAEDAVTYQINPRHTGAIDGPTIQLPLKVQWTASVGQFSTYPVIANGRVFVGGSFVYALSAATGKMLWGKDESSIGTAYDHGELFSLSGSGLMSAFEARNGRSLWLTQMPGQYSFSSPPATGNGMVYTGGAGSGGTVYAVRETDGTVRWTASVENGDDSSPVVTKTGVFVSYVCPQTYDFAPSTGTLIWHYSGGCEGGGGATAVLYRGLLYTESWASSPPGLALNATNGSPVSTFNSLVTPAFAKGIGYFIQNSNQLVALSTRTGNIKWVQTLSGDAFSVPPLVITNTLSGDLLVCGTQAGNVDVFDAQSGKSLQTLSLGAAPQSGMAFSEGLLVVPAGNNVIGLL